Proteins encoded within one genomic window of Esox lucius isolate fEsoLuc1 chromosome 12, fEsoLuc1.pri, whole genome shotgun sequence:
- the LOC105029146 gene encoding LOW QUALITY PROTEIN: 5-aminolevulinate synthase, nonspecific, mitochondrial (The sequence of the model RefSeq protein was modified relative to this genomic sequence to represent the inferred CDS: deleted 2 bases in 2 codons), whose translation MPSVDQPEDSECHFLADERVCKNPSVLKEACIDLSEAVQDKSPVHSVTEKSESQVDPTVVGPIIVNRVHPASLKQHVTKVFHSLGDNQPNAAANFHYDQFFEVKIGPRETLEKHGAGAGGTRNISGTNKFHVDLENEQAELHGKDVSLLFTSCFVANDSTLFPLAKMMPDCEIYSDAGNHASMIQGKAFGCVGGYIAGTNARVDTVDTQAAGFIFTMSLPPMLLAGARESIQILKGEEGCVLRRKHQRNVRLLRQMLMDSGLPVVQCPSHIIPVLVSDAAKNTEVGDVMKSRYNIYVQAINYPTVAQGGEVLRIAPPHTPHHTPRMMQYLVGEHIHPPVVLNLNPL comes from the exons ATGCCTTCTGTTGATCAGCCGGAGGACTCTGAATGCCACTTCCTGGCAGATGAGAGGGTGTGTAAAAACCCCAGCGTTCTAAAGGAGGCCTGCATTGACCTGTCAGAGGCTGTACAGGATAAGAGCCCAGTCCACTCAG TCACAGAGAAATCTGAATCCCAGGTGGATCCCACTGTAGTGGGCCCGATCATCGTCAACAGGGTCCACCCAGCCAGCTTGAAACAGCACGTCACCAAAGTCTTTCACTCACTGGGAGACAACCAGCCCAATG CGGCTGCCAACTTTCATTACGACCAGTTCTTTGAGGTGAAGATTGGCCCCAG GGAGACGTTAGAGAAGCATGGGGCAGGGGCAGGGGGGACTCGGAACATTTCAGGGACCAATAAGTTCCACGTGGACCTGGAGAACGAGCAGGCCGAACTGCATGGCAAAGACGTTTCACTGCTCTTCACTTCCTGCTTTGTGGCCAACGACTCTACACTGTTCCCTCTGGCTAAGATGATGCCAG ATTGTGAGATCTACTCTGATGCAGGGAACCATGCTTCGATGATCCAGG ggaaggcattCGGTTGTGTGGGTGGCTACATAGCAGGTACCAACGCTCGGGTTGACACGGTGGACACTCAA GCGGCTGGCTTCATCTTCACCATGTCCCTGCCCCCCATGCTTTTGGCCGGGGCCCGGGAATCCATCCAGATCCTAAAAGGGGAGGAGGGCTGCGTGCTGCGCAGGAAACACCAGAGGAACGTCAGGCTGCTGCGACAGATGCTGATGGATTCGGGCCTGCCCGTGGTCCAATGCCCCAGCCACATCATCCCAGTCCTG GTCTCCGATGCAGCCAAGAACACCGAGGTGGGTGACGTCATGAAGTCTCGCTACAACATCTATGTCCAGGCCATCAATTACCCGACAGTCGCCCAGGGAGGAGAGGTCCTCCGCATCGCACCC CCCCACACCCCACACCACACACCCCGGATGATGCAGTACTTGGTCGGTGAGCACATTCACCCGCCAGTAGTTTTAAATCTCAACCCATTGTAA
- the LOC105029132 gene encoding dual specificity protein phosphatase 7: MTNVTPSKSVEWLQLELESGGSSLLLLDCRSHELYESSHIETAINLAIPGLMLRRFKKGNIPIRTIIPNHEDKDKFVRRCNTDTVIVYDECTVDWQDGASGTVLELLLQKLWDDGCKAYYLEGGFVKFQTEYPEHCETLLDSSCPSSSPPLSVLGFGSLRISSDLSDGESDREPSSATESEESPLTNNQPAFPVQILPYLYLGCAKDSTNLDVLGQYKIKYILNVTPNLPNMFEHDGLFTYKQIPISDHWSQNLSQFFPEAISFIDEARSKQCGVLVHCLAGISRSVTVTVAYLMQRLNLSLNDAYDFVKRKKSNISPNFNFMGQLLDFERTLGLHSPCDNRSSSNEQLYFTTPTNHNVFQLDTLEST; the protein is encoded by the exons ATGACTAATGTGACGCCAAGTAAAAGCGTAGAATGGCTGCAACTCGAGTTGGAATCCGGAGGAAGTTCACTGCTTTTGCTGGACTGTCGATCCCACGAGCTTTATGAATCATCCCATATAGAAACTGCCATCAATTTGGCCATACCAGGATTGATGCTGAGAAGGTTCAAGAAGGGCAACATACCTATCCGAACTATTATCCCGAACCATGAAGACAAGGATAAATTCGTTAGACGTTGCAATACGGACACAGTGATTGTGTACGATGAGTGCACTGTGGACTGGCAGGATGGGGCAAGTGGCACGGTTCTGGAACTACTTCTTCAGAAACTATGGGATGACGGTTGTAAAGCATATTATCTTGAAG GGGGATTTGTGAAGTTTCAAACTGAGTACCCGGAACACTGTGAGACTCTCCTGGACAGCTCGTGTCCTAGCTCCTCTCCTCCGCTGTCCGTCCTAGGCTTTGGAAGTCTCCGGATTAGTTCTGATCTCTCTGACGGGGAATCAGACCGCGAGCCGAGCAGCGCCACTGAATCGGAGGAGAGCCCACTTACAAATAACCAGCCCGCCTTCCCGGTCCAGATCCTGCCCTACCTTTACCTGGGCTGCGCCAAAGACTCCACCAACCTGGACGTGTTGGGCCAGTACAAGATCAAGTACATTCTGAACGTCACACCCAACCTCCCAAACATGTTTGAACATGACGGCCTCTTCACGTACAAGCAGATCCCCATCTCGGACCATTGGAGTCAGAACCTGTCCCAGTTCTTTCCAGAAGCCATTTCCTTCATTG ATGAAGCCCGGTCCAAGCAGTGTGGTGTCCTGGTACACTGTCTGGCTGGCATCAGCCGCTCCGTCACTGTCACCGTGGCCTACCTGATGCAAAGACTCAACCTGTCACTCAACGATGCCTATGACTTTGTCAAGAGGAAGAAGTCCAACATCTCGCCCAACTTCAACTTCATGGGCCAGCTGCTGGACTTCGAGAGGACACTGGGGCTGCACAGCCCGTGCGACAACCGGTCATCGTCCAATGAGCAGCTGTACTTCACCACGCCGACCAATCACAATGTGTTCCAGCTGGACACACTGGAGTCGACGTGA